A window from Drosophila nasuta strain 15112-1781.00 chromosome 3, ASM2355853v1, whole genome shotgun sequence encodes these proteins:
- the LOC132788080 gene encoding uncharacterized protein LOC132788080 isoform X2 yields the protein MSAELPENLQVIKLESSAALGKCNIKERLNLHVKRRLQQEVPETLHNDSGLITIANKRSRVTPMPTVREIQKLRKPYQKRVERLKTETNSKSKRAVDLETFDEPGDHDAESLDSKNLCRERYKNADILNIVLSKKKQALMNDPQVQMFWSEMMSAIRS from the exons ATGTCGGCCGAGCTGCCCGAAAACCTTCAAGTTATAAAATTGGAATCATCAGCTGCATTGGGAAAGTGCAACATCAAGGAGCGCTTAAATCTACACGTAAAACGACGCTTACAACAAGAAGTCCCAGAAACTTTGCACAATGACTCTGGCTTAATCACCATAGCTAATAAACGCAGCAGGGTAACACCTATGCCAACAGTAAGGGAAATACAGAAACTACGGAAACCTTACCAAAAACGTGTAGAACGCttgaaaacagaaacaaacagCAAGAGTAAAAGAG CAGTGGACCTGGAGACATTTGACGAACCGGGAGATCATGATGCTGAATCTTTAGATTCAAAAAATTTATGTCGAGAAAGATACAAAAATGCAGATATACTTAATATAGTATTAAGTAAAAAGAAACAAGCCTTGATGAATGATCCACAGGTTCAAATGTTTTGGTCTGAAATGATGTCGGCCATCAGAAGCTAA
- the LOC132788080 gene encoding uncharacterized protein LOC132788080 isoform X1 encodes MSAELPENLQVIKLESSAALGKCNIKERLNLHVKRRLQQEVPETLHNDSGLITIANKRSRVTPMPTVREIQKLRKPYQKRVERLKTETNSKSKRAQVAILSSSAVDLETFDEPGDHDAESLDSKNLCRERYKNADILNIVLSKKKQALMNDPQVQMFWSEMMSAIRS; translated from the exons ATGTCGGCCGAGCTGCCCGAAAACCTTCAAGTTATAAAATTGGAATCATCAGCTGCATTGGGAAAGTGCAACATCAAGGAGCGCTTAAATCTACACGTAAAACGACGCTTACAACAAGAAGTCCCAGAAACTTTGCACAATGACTCTGGCTTAATCACCATAGCTAATAAACGCAGCAGGGTAACACCTATGCCAACAGTAAGGGAAATACAGAAACTACGGAAACCTTACCAAAAACGTGTAGAACGCttgaaaacagaaacaaacagCAAGAGTAAAAGAG CGCAAGTTGCGATTCTTTCTTCCTCAGCAGTGGACCTGGAGACATTTGACGAACCGGGAGATCATGATGCTGAATCTTTAGATTCAAAAAATTTATGTCGAGAAAGATACAAAAATGCAGATATACTTAATATAGTATTAAGTAAAAAGAAACAAGCCTTGATGAATGATCCACAGGTTCAAATGTTTTGGTCTGAAATGATGTCGGCCATCAGAAGCTAA
- the LOC132788079 gene encoding NADH-quinone oxidoreductase subunit B 2 has product MLRHIGAPTFAKLLNATRITANASCNKTVSLTAPLSHLLVRQQQTMPVVDTNNSLPKKGYSPFGTKQSSMAEWSLARLDDLLNWGRKGSIWPLTFGLACCAVEMMHIAAPRYDMDRYGVVFRASPRQADVIIVAGTLTNKMAPALRKVYDQMPEPRWVISMGSCANGGGYYHYSYSVVRGCDRIIPVDIYVPGCPPTAEALMYGVLQLQKKVKRMKTLQMWYRK; this is encoded by the exons ATGTTGCGACATATTGGTGCGCCGACGTTCGCTAAACTACTAAATGCGACCCGAATCACAGCGAATGCGTCATGCAACAAAACTGTGTCTCTCACAGCTCCGTTGAGCCACTTACTGGtgcgacaacaacagacgATGCCTGTCGTTGATACTAATAATTCGCTACCAAAGAAAGGTTATTCTCCTTTCGGCACCAAGCAGTCCAGCATGGCCGAGTGGTCGCTAGCCAGGCTAGATGATCTGCTCAACTGGGGCCGCAAGGGTTCAATTTGGCCACTGACATTTGGCCTGGCGTGCTGCGCCGTCGAAATGATGCATATTGCAGCACCACG ATATGATATGGATCGTTATGGCGTAGTATTCCGAGCATCACCACGCCAGGCCGATGTTATCATTGTCGCTGGAACGCTGACCAATAAAATGGCGCCAGCTCTGCGCAAGGTTTACGACCAGATGCCGGAACCACGTTGGGTCATTTCGATGGGAAGCTGTGCTAATGGCGGCGGTTACTATCATTACTCATATTCTGTTGTGCGAGGCTGCGATCGAATAATCCCCGTCGATATTTACGTGCCTGGCTGCCCTCCCACGGCTGAAGCTCTCATGTATGGTGTCTTGCAGCTTCAGAAGAAGGTCAAGCGCATGAAGACTCTACAAATGTGGTACAGGAAGTAG